A window of the Equus asinus isolate D_3611 breed Donkey chromosome 20, EquAss-T2T_v2, whole genome shotgun sequence genome harbors these coding sequences:
- the LOC139041089 gene encoding actin-like protein 9 produces MDANHSNPLEPQSSPEAPRPGLNPGSIPGSKNLQQDPPNMVGDKLPPKTGAVVIDMGTGTCKMGFAGQTRPIYTVATIVGCQPQKLTTTGQQVLETFIGEAARMRPELTLVQPVRNGILVDWNAAELIWRHVLEHDLRVATQDHPLLFSDPPFSPSTNCEKLVEVVFESLRSPAMYVASQSVLSVYAHGQVSGLVVDTGHGVTYTVPVFQGYNLPHAAQRLDLAGTHLTAFLAEMLLGSGLPLGQQDRDTVENIKHRYCYVAANLLKEQARPEQEYQQTLKLPDGRTVTLGKELFQCPELLFSPPAIPGLSPVGVPTMTTQSLLKVPLEVQADVAQNVLLCGGSSLFQGFEGRFRAELLHSLPREAHVVVKAQPSRNFSVWIGGSILASLRAFQSCWVLREEYEEQGPHIVYRKCY; encoded by the coding sequence ATGGATGCAAATCACTCCAACCCCTTGGAGCCCCAGTCTTCTCCAGAggcccccaggcctggcctgaACCCTGGCTCAATCCCAGGGAGCAAGAACCTGCAGCAGGACCCCCCCAACATGGTGGGAGACAAGTTGCCACCAAAGACTGGAGCAGTGGTCATCGACATGGGCACAGGCACCTGTAAGATGGGTTTCGCAGGGCAGACTCGGCCCATCTACACCGTGGCCACCATCGTGGGCTGCCAGCCCCAGAAGCTGACCACCACCGGGCAGCAAGTGCTGGAGACGTTCATCGGCGAGGCCGCCCGCATGCGCCCGGAGCTGACGCTGGTGCAGCCCGTTCGGAACGGCATCTTGGTGGACTGGAACGCGGCTGAGCTCATCTGGCGCCACGTACTTGAGCACGACCTCCGCGTGGCCACCCAGGACCACCCGCTGCTGTTCTCCGACCCGCCCTTCAGCCCCAGCACCAACTGTGAGAAGCTGGTCGAGGTGGTCTTCGAGTCTCTGCGCTCCCCCGCCATGTACGTGGCTTCCCAGTCGGTGCTGTCCGTCTATGCACACGGACAGGTCAGTGGGCTGGTGGTGGACACGGGCCACGGGGTCACCTACACAGTACCCGTCTTCCAGGGGTACAACCTGCCCCACGCCGCACAGCGCCTGGACCTGGCGGGAACCCACCTGACCGCCTTCCTGGCGGAGATGCTGCTGGGCTCCGGCTTGCCCCTCGGGCAGCAGGACCGGGACACGGTGGAGAACATTAAGCATCGCTACTGCTACGTGGCTGCCAACTTGCTCAAGGAGCAGGCCAGGCCAGAGCAGGAATACCAGCAGACCCTGAAGCTGCCCGATGGGCGGACGGTAACACTGGGCAAAGAGCTGTTCCAGTGCCCGGAGCTGCTGTTCAGCCCCCCCGCGATCCCAGGGCTGTCGCCTGTGGGGGTCCCTACCATGACCACACAGAGTCTTCTCAAGGTGCCCCTGGAGGTGCAGGCAGATGTGGCCCAGAACGTGCTGCTCTGCGGGGGCTCCTCACTCTTCCAGGGGTTCGAGGGCCGCTTCCGCGCTGAGCTGTTGCACAGTCTGCCCCGTGAGGCCCACGTGGTGGTGAAGGCCCAGCCCAGCAGGAACTTCTCGGTGTGGATCGGGGGCTCCATCCTGGCCTCATTGCGTGCCTTCCAGTCCTGCTGGGTCCTGCGGGAGGAGTACGAGGAGCAGGGGCCCCACATCGTGTACCGCAAATGCTACTGA